The following coding sequences lie in one Mycobacterium sp. Z3061 genomic window:
- a CDS encoding amidohydrolase family protein has translation MLTLKAAGLLDVDAGEIVSPGIVRIDGDRIVGIGGEPEGDLIDLGDQILLPGLMDMEVNLLMGGRGEKPGLSQVQDDPPTRVLRAVGNARRTLRAGFTTVRNLGLFVKTGGYLLDVALGRAIDAGWIDGPRIVPAGHAITPTGGHLDPTMFAAFAPHVLDLTIEEGIANGVDEIRRAVRYQIKHGAQLIKVCCSGGVMSLTGPPGAQHYSDDELRAIVDEAHRRGLRVAAHTHGADAVKHAVAAGIDCIEHGFLVDDEAIALMVENGTFLVSTRRLAEGMDVSHAPPELQAKAAEMFPKSRTSILAAYQAGVKIAVGTDAPAIPHGRNADELVTLVEWGLPPLAVLRGATVTAAELINSTDLGRLAEGMLADVIAVPGNPLADITVTRNVSFVMKGGKVYAKQN, from the coding sequence AGCCCGAGGGCGACCTGATCGATCTCGGGGATCAGATTCTGTTGCCCGGGTTGATGGACATGGAGGTCAACCTGCTGATGGGCGGCCGGGGCGAGAAGCCTGGCCTGTCCCAGGTACAGGACGACCCACCGACCCGGGTGCTGCGCGCCGTCGGTAATGCCCGGCGCACCCTGCGTGCCGGGTTCACCACCGTGCGCAACCTGGGCCTGTTCGTCAAGACCGGCGGCTACCTGCTCGACGTCGCGCTCGGCAGGGCGATCGACGCGGGGTGGATCGACGGGCCCCGCATAGTGCCTGCCGGACATGCGATTACGCCTACCGGCGGGCATCTGGACCCGACGATGTTCGCGGCGTTCGCCCCGCACGTGCTGGACCTCACGATCGAGGAGGGTATCGCCAACGGCGTCGACGAGATCCGCCGCGCGGTGCGCTACCAGATCAAGCACGGCGCCCAGCTGATCAAGGTGTGCTGCTCCGGCGGCGTGATGTCGCTGACCGGACCGCCTGGCGCCCAGCATTATTCGGACGACGAGCTGCGCGCCATCGTCGACGAGGCACACCGGCGGGGGCTGCGGGTCGCCGCGCACACGCACGGCGCCGATGCGGTCAAGCACGCGGTGGCGGCCGGCATCGACTGCATCGAGCACGGATTCCTCGTCGACGACGAGGCCATTGCCCTGATGGTCGAGAACGGCACTTTCCTGGTGAGCACCCGCCGGCTGGCCGAGGGCATGGACGTGTCCCATGCGCCGCCCGAACTTCAGGCCAAGGCCGCCGAGATGTTCCCCAAGTCGCGCACCTCGATCCTGGCGGCGTACCAGGCCGGGGTGAAGATCGCCGTCGGCACCGACGCGCCGGCAATACCGCACGGCCGCAACGCCGATGAACTCGTCACCCTGGTCGAGTGGGGATTGCCGCCGCTGGCCGTATTGCGCGGGGCGACCGTGACGGCCGCGGAGCTGATCAACTCGACCGACCTCGGGCGCCTGGCCGAGGGCATGCTTGCCGACGTTATCGCGGTGCCCGGAAATCCGTTGGCGGACATCACCGTTACCCGCAACGTGAGCTTTGTCATGAAAGGCGGCAAGGTTTATGCCAAGCAGAACTGA
- a CDS encoding nuclear transport factor 2 family protein, with protein sequence MPSRTDDLVEIQQLLARYAVTITQGDIEGLVGVFTPDGTYSAFGDTYTLDRFPELVAAAPKGLFMTGTSLVENLDGDTATGTQPLCFIEHSAHDMRIGYYRDTYLRTADGWRLKTRAMTFIRRSGVHDSGRPHAVGRPTP encoded by the coding sequence ATGCCAAGCAGAACTGACGACCTGGTGGAGATCCAGCAGTTGCTCGCCCGGTATGCCGTCACCATCACCCAGGGCGACATCGAGGGACTGGTCGGCGTGTTCACACCGGACGGCACCTACAGCGCATTCGGCGACACCTACACACTGGACCGGTTCCCGGAACTGGTCGCCGCCGCGCCGAAGGGCCTGTTCATGACCGGCACCTCGCTGGTCGAAAATCTCGACGGCGATACGGCCACCGGCACCCAACCGCTGTGCTTCATCGAACACTCCGCGCATGACATGCGCATCGGCTACTACCGCGACACCTACCTGCGCACCGCCGACGGCTGGCGCCTGAAAACCCGCGCCATGACCTTCATCCGGCGCAGCGGCGTGCATGACTCCGGACGGCCGCATGCCGTGGGCCGCCCAACGCCGTGA
- a CDS encoding acyl-CoA dehydrogenase family protein, translated as MTTSPSGAALDAALAELGWLDMLDEMPETAIPLVFRLLGETGAHAPVLNDVVLRGTGDTVPLPYAGGSWVVWERADTATPAMDEELPLHRVPTGDTVPLGAARQAVGWWLVGASRAMLALARSHALDRVQFGRSIASFQAVRHRLAETLVAIEGAEATLRAAADQPDEFACLLAKAAAGQAALTAARHCQQVLGGIGFTAEHQLHRHVKRVLVLDGLLGSSKELTREAGAHVRAVGSAPRLVHL; from the coding sequence ATGACGACGTCGCCGTCCGGCGCCGCCCTGGACGCTGCCCTGGCCGAGCTCGGCTGGCTCGACATGCTCGATGAAATGCCGGAAACCGCAATACCTCTGGTCTTCCGATTGCTCGGCGAGACCGGTGCGCATGCGCCCGTGCTGAATGACGTCGTGCTGCGAGGCACCGGTGACACGGTGCCGCTGCCCTACGCCGGCGGTTCCTGGGTGGTCTGGGAGCGTGCCGACACCGCGACTCCGGCGATGGACGAGGAGCTGCCCTTGCACCGGGTGCCCACCGGGGACACCGTCCCGCTGGGTGCGGCCCGGCAGGCGGTGGGGTGGTGGCTCGTCGGCGCCAGCCGGGCCATGCTGGCGCTGGCTCGCAGCCACGCACTGGACCGAGTCCAATTCGGCCGCTCCATCGCATCTTTCCAGGCGGTGCGCCACCGACTCGCCGAGACGCTGGTCGCCATCGAGGGCGCCGAGGCCACTTTGCGGGCCGCCGCCGATCAGCCGGACGAGTTCGCGTGTCTACTGGCTAAGGCGGCGGCGGGCCAGGCGGCGCTGACCGCCGCCCGGCACTGCCAGCAGGTACTCGGGGGCATCGGCTTCACCGCCGAGCATCAGTTGCACCGCCACGTCAAGCGGGTATTGGTGCTCGACGGGTTGCTCGGCAGCTCGAAGGAGCTGACCCGCGAAGCGGGAGCGCACGTCCGTGCCGTGGGCTCGGCACCCCGGCTCGTCCATCTCTAG
- a CDS encoding AAA family ATPase, with protein sequence MYSGGRGGLLGRRQEQQQLAGLLGGAREAHSGVLSLRGEAGIGKTALIEHMLAQASDFRVVRGSGAESEMELAYAGMQQICAPLQHLLVRLPKPQRSALEIALGVSEGGGAPDRLLVGLALLTLLSEAGAQQPTICVVDDAHWVDRASVQAFGFAARRLLADRVVMIFATRWPIGELADQPELVVEGVSDADARVLLAALLPGRLSDRMRDIIVSESRGNPLALIELHRSLGPTDLAGGYGLAQAKSIPRRIEGRFIEQFRELPAPTRTLCLIAAAEPTGEPSWLWSAAAHLGIDADSASPAEAAGLLSVDRRIRFRHPLVRSAIYGHAPLAERRRAHDALAQAITSATASEHRAWHRAHSLAGPDPEVADELVAASEHARARGGIAAAAAFLAAAVDATPDSRVRAERALHAAQAKLDAGSLDAATQLLEVATESSDDESTSARVDLIRAKLAWAARRGPDAPPLLLTAAQRLTEIDPAAARGTYLEALMSALIVGRFSEGPSSPETIARASRRTVSTDARDTVEMLLHGLIVRLTGGYVAAAPLLRDAIAAYVRQTRAGAADPRWHDITNRVCLDVFDQDSYDFLTAQQLEKQRAAGELTLVASSLSTYAGLCVTRGDFAAAEAALEEVEILAAATRIPAHRSIFPYLAAYRGQDKRCLEYAHTTIEEATERGEGTQVTVSLYATAILHNGLSRYPKALAASLSGLEYDDVGMSSYLLTEAVEAAAYCGETSLAAELCAQIWERAQASRTETALGIAARSRALAGNSSESDTDFQRAVEHLERSPVAVYRARTHLVYGEWLRRVNRRGDARTQLRTAYDMFARMGAEGFAARARRELQASGEAVHQTVKGTAIALTTQEREITRLARQGCTNSEIGAQLYISPRTVEWHLGRIFAKLGVSSRRELRSLSAELLPRL encoded by the coding sequence GTGTACAGCGGGGGTCGCGGTGGGTTGCTGGGCCGGCGGCAAGAGCAGCAGCAGCTGGCCGGTCTGCTCGGTGGTGCCCGCGAGGCACATAGCGGTGTGCTCAGCCTCCGAGGTGAAGCGGGCATCGGGAAGACCGCGTTGATCGAGCACATGCTTGCGCAGGCATCGGACTTCCGCGTCGTCCGGGGTAGCGGTGCGGAATCGGAGATGGAGCTGGCTTACGCCGGCATGCAACAGATCTGTGCTCCGCTGCAGCATCTGCTGGTCCGGCTGCCGAAGCCGCAGCGCAGCGCGCTGGAGATCGCGCTGGGCGTCAGCGAAGGGGGCGGGGCACCGGATCGACTCCTGGTCGGACTGGCTCTTCTCACGTTGCTGTCGGAGGCGGGCGCACAGCAACCCACGATCTGTGTGGTCGACGATGCGCACTGGGTCGATCGAGCTTCGGTACAGGCGTTCGGCTTCGCCGCGCGGCGGCTGCTGGCCGATCGCGTTGTCATGATCTTCGCTACTCGATGGCCGATAGGCGAATTGGCCGATCAGCCGGAACTGGTTGTCGAGGGCGTGTCGGATGCCGACGCGCGGGTACTACTCGCGGCACTGTTACCAGGTCGGCTCAGTGATCGCATGCGCGACATCATCGTCTCGGAATCAAGGGGCAATCCCTTGGCGCTGATCGAACTGCACCGTTCCCTCGGTCCGACCGACCTGGCCGGCGGTTACGGTCTGGCGCAGGCGAAGTCGATTCCCCGGCGCATCGAGGGCCGCTTCATCGAGCAGTTCCGCGAGCTTCCGGCACCCACCCGCACGCTGTGCCTGATTGCCGCGGCGGAACCGACTGGCGAACCGTCCTGGTTATGGTCGGCGGCGGCACATCTGGGAATCGATGCGGACTCAGCGTCGCCCGCCGAAGCGGCCGGGCTGTTATCGGTAGACCGCCGGATCCGGTTTCGTCACCCGCTGGTTCGCTCCGCCATTTACGGGCACGCGCCACTGGCGGAGCGCCGACGCGCACACGATGCGCTTGCCCAGGCGATCACCAGTGCTACCGCCTCCGAGCACCGTGCCTGGCATAGGGCACATTCGCTGGCCGGGCCGGACCCGGAAGTCGCCGACGAACTGGTGGCCGCCTCCGAGCACGCCCGTGCCCGCGGCGGTATCGCCGCTGCCGCGGCGTTCCTGGCGGCCGCCGTCGATGCGACGCCGGATAGCCGGGTACGTGCTGAGCGGGCCCTGCACGCCGCCCAGGCCAAGCTCGACGCCGGCTCGCTGGACGCGGCGACACAGCTGCTTGAGGTTGCAACAGAGTCGAGTGACGACGAATCCACCAGTGCCCGAGTTGATCTCATACGAGCAAAGCTGGCCTGGGCAGCGCGCCGGGGTCCTGACGCGCCGCCGTTGCTGCTGACCGCCGCGCAGCGCCTTACTGAGATTGACCCCGCAGCGGCGCGCGGCACATACCTCGAGGCGCTCATGTCAGCTCTGATTGTGGGCCGATTCTCCGAGGGGCCGAGTTCGCCTGAGACTATCGCCCGCGCTTCCCGGCGGACCGTCTCCACCGATGCGCGCGACACCGTCGAGATGTTGCTGCACGGCCTCATCGTGCGGTTGACAGGCGGGTACGTCGCGGCAGCGCCGCTGCTGAGGGATGCGATTGCGGCGTACGTGCGCCAGACGCGCGCCGGCGCAGCCGATCCTCGGTGGCACGACATCACAAACCGAGTCTGTCTGGATGTGTTCGATCAGGACTCGTATGACTTCCTCACTGCGCAACAACTCGAAAAGCAACGCGCAGCAGGTGAATTGACACTGGTCGCGTCGTCGCTGTCGACGTACGCGGGGCTGTGTGTGACACGCGGGGACTTCGCCGCGGCCGAGGCGGCGCTCGAAGAGGTTGAGATCCTTGCTGCCGCGACAAGAATCCCGGCACACCGTTCAATCTTCCCCTACCTGGCTGCCTACCGTGGCCAGGACAAGCGTTGCCTCGAATACGCGCACACGACGATCGAGGAAGCGACCGAGCGGGGCGAAGGAACCCAGGTGACCGTGTCGCTCTACGCGACCGCTATCTTGCATAACGGGCTGTCTCGCTACCCGAAGGCGCTGGCCGCTAGTCTCTCCGGCCTGGAATACGACGATGTCGGGATGTCCAGTTATCTGCTGACCGAAGCGGTCGAAGCCGCCGCCTACTGTGGTGAAACATCCCTGGCCGCAGAGCTGTGCGCCCAGATCTGGGAACGTGCCCAGGCAAGCAGAACTGAGACCGCGCTCGGCATCGCGGCGCGGTCGAGGGCGCTGGCAGGCAACAGCTCCGAATCAGACACGGATTTTCAGAGGGCTGTCGAGCATCTCGAGCGCAGCCCGGTCGCCGTCTATCGGGCCCGCACCCACCTGGTTTATGGGGAGTGGTTGCGGCGTGTTAATCGTCGCGGGGATGCCAGGACCCAGTTGCGGACGGCCTACGACATGTTCGCCCGGATGGGCGCTGAGGGCTTCGCAGCGCGGGCGCGCCGTGAACTTCAGGCATCCGGTGAGGCGGTGCACCAGACCGTGAAGGGCACCGCCATCGCACTGACCACCCAGGAACGGGAGATCACCCGCTTGGCGCGACAAGGTTGTACGAACTCAGAGATCGGTGCGCAGCTCTACATCAGCCCGCGCACCGTTGAATGGCATCTGGGTCGAATCTTCGCCAAGCTGGGTGTCTCGTCGCGACGGGAGTTGCGCAGCCTCTCTGCCGAACTGCTTCCGCGGCTGTGA
- the mdlC gene encoding benzoylformate decarboxylase: protein MTDAKDVHDVTYELLRNLGLTTVFGNPGSTEQSFLRDFPNDFTYVLALQEASVLTIADGFAQATGRPALVNLHTAAGTGNAMGSLVAAYRANTPLIVTAGQQTREMLLCDPYLANRDATVLPRPWVKWSYEPARAEDVPAAFMRAYATALQPPAGPVFLSIPLDDWEKPALGPAVVRTVAERTAADPGRLRQFAERISRAERPLLVLGPEVDRSGAWDAGIAFAEKLKAPVYNSALPDRISFPEDHPLYAGTLPMTIAGVEEVVHGHDLVIAIGTQVFRYYPYVAGEYLPEGTELLQITTDPELAAVAPVGDSLIGDVRQALTYLADTVTAPTDRQPPPPLNLERRSEAPATAPMTANAVYQVLSTLKPPDAALVMESTSTIVEQQTWLPTTRSAGFFATGSGGIGWGVPAAVGVALGDRARGVRRSVVATIGDGSFQYSIQAIWTAAQHKLPIVYVVLRNGEYAILKSFALLEKTPGVPGLELPGLDIESLAKGFGCRAVTVDSTDMLAGEFTAALAADGPTVIVVPTLPQLPFLG from the coding sequence ATGACCGACGCAAAAGATGTGCACGACGTCACCTACGAACTGCTCAGAAATCTTGGCTTGACCACTGTCTTCGGGAATCCCGGATCGACCGAGCAGTCGTTCCTGCGAGACTTCCCGAACGACTTCACCTACGTGCTGGCATTGCAGGAGGCCTCCGTCCTCACCATCGCCGACGGCTTCGCACAAGCCACCGGCCGGCCCGCCCTGGTCAACCTGCACACTGCAGCCGGAACCGGCAACGCGATGGGTTCGCTGGTGGCCGCGTACCGGGCCAACACCCCGCTGATTGTTACCGCTGGTCAGCAAACACGCGAGATGCTGCTGTGCGACCCGTATCTGGCAAACAGGGACGCCACGGTGCTGCCCCGCCCGTGGGTGAAGTGGTCCTACGAGCCTGCGCGTGCCGAAGACGTTCCGGCGGCGTTCATGCGTGCCTACGCGACAGCACTGCAACCGCCCGCCGGCCCGGTGTTCTTGTCGATTCCGCTCGACGACTGGGAGAAGCCCGCGCTCGGTCCCGCGGTGGTGCGCACCGTCGCCGAGCGGACCGCCGCTGACCCTGGGCGTTTGCGCCAATTCGCCGAACGGATCAGCAGAGCCGAACGTCCGCTGCTCGTGCTGGGGCCGGAGGTGGACCGTTCCGGGGCCTGGGATGCCGGCATTGCATTCGCCGAAAAATTGAAGGCACCCGTATACAACAGCGCCCTGCCCGATCGCATCTCGTTTCCCGAGGACCACCCGCTGTACGCCGGGACGCTGCCAATGACCATCGCCGGGGTCGAAGAGGTGGTTCACGGCCACGACCTGGTGATCGCGATCGGCACACAGGTATTCCGCTACTACCCCTACGTGGCTGGAGAATATCTGCCGGAAGGCACCGAACTGCTCCAGATCACCACCGATCCGGAACTCGCTGCCGTGGCGCCGGTAGGAGACAGCCTGATCGGTGACGTGCGGCAGGCGCTGACTTATCTGGCTGACACGGTGACCGCGCCGACGGACCGCCAGCCACCCCCACCACTGAACCTGGAGCGGAGATCCGAGGCACCGGCGACGGCGCCGATGACCGCCAATGCGGTATACCAGGTACTCAGCACTCTCAAGCCGCCTGATGCCGCCCTGGTGATGGAATCGACTTCGACGATCGTCGAGCAGCAGACGTGGCTCCCCACTACGCGCAGCGCCGGCTTTTTCGCGACCGGAAGTGGCGGAATCGGCTGGGGAGTGCCTGCGGCGGTCGGTGTCGCGCTCGGCGATCGGGCACGGGGCGTTCGGCGCTCTGTTGTCGCCACCATCGGCGACGGTTCCTTTCAGTATTCGATCCAGGCCATCTGGACCGCCGCACAGCACAAACTGCCCATCGTGTACGTCGTCCTGCGCAACGGTGAGTACGCGATCCTCAAGTCTTTCGCGCTGTTGGAGAAGACACCCGGGGTGCCGGGTCTCGAGCTCCCCGGTCTGGATATCGAGTCCCTGGCAAAGGGTTTCGGCTGCCGGGCGGTGACCGTCGACAGCACCGATATGCTGGCCGGCGAGTTCACCGCGGCGCTGGCCGCCGACGGGCCCACGGTGATCGTGGTGCCGACCCTGCCTCAGCTCCCGTTTCTCGGCTGA
- a CDS encoding tautomerase family protein: MPVYTCTTAASTLSGETKAELAAAITQIHSRVNHVPSTYVNVVFHELPVDAVYTDAQPSQPLLISGWVRTGHPDDETSQLLSEVAEAAATVTGIPSSRILVIIQNSPAHFAMEGGRALPNPGEEEAWLAGH, translated from the coding sequence GTGCCCGTCTACACCTGCACCACGGCCGCCTCGACACTCAGTGGGGAAACGAAAGCCGAACTGGCCGCTGCGATCACGCAAATCCATTCCCGCGTCAATCATGTTCCCAGCACCTACGTCAACGTGGTCTTCCACGAACTTCCCGTCGATGCGGTCTACACCGATGCCCAACCGTCGCAACCATTGCTCATCAGCGGCTGGGTGCGCACCGGCCACCCCGACGACGAAACCAGCCAACTGCTCTCCGAAGTCGCCGAGGCGGCCGCCACGGTGACCGGCATTCCGTCGAGCCGGATTCTCGTCATCATTCAGAACAGCCCAGCACATTTCGCCATGGAGGGTGGGCGAGCACTGCCCAATCCAGGAGAAGAAGAGGCGTGGTTGGCAGGGCATTAA
- a CDS encoding FAD-linked oxidase C-terminal domain-containing protein has product MDSSVISQFAAVLSGPDPILTDADALTARGRDYWGFGGVPGVVLRPRSRGEVVSILRIAGAHGIPVVTRGGASNCSAGMMAAPDRVMLDLSAMNRVLAIDPDARTARVQPGVINADLQKELIEFGLCFSPDPVSAPLSTVGGNIIENAGGPHALKYGVTYNHVLEVEFVLADGSVMTLSSEDDGPDLLGVMIGSEGTLGIVTGATVALRPIAPVTHSLMGSFASAHDAADAVADIIGTGTVPAALEWLDRAGIAGLQAFTETGYPTDVDAIVLVDVDGSSEEVERDAAIVEKVLRHKAIEVRVATDDQARERLWYGRLHAPDAVVRSGHDYFIGDVTVPRNRIPEMQEAIQQVAARHCDGLLFIAVAGHAGDGDLHPISFFDRTNPKAAAALESANNEIVDAALELGGTLTGEHGIGTEKRQFMTKRFTPVEIAAQRAVKRVFDPEGQLNPGVLLPDLSTDEPVLASFEATVRAALGRHRGEGSADSTSGTVAPVGGTQIDLNAANLSLTVGASVALDDLAAYLAEQGMSCAAVPSGPDGRSVGALIGAASGDDRHAVRNNLLGLNVILTDGLAPARFGGETMKDVAGYDMKRLFIGAAGAFGEIVSAIFKVNCLPAG; this is encoded by the coding sequence ATGGATAGCAGCGTTATCAGCCAATTCGCCGCGGTCCTCTCTGGGCCTGATCCGATACTGACTGACGCCGATGCCTTGACCGCGCGGGGTCGCGACTACTGGGGCTTCGGCGGCGTACCCGGAGTGGTCTTGCGGCCGAGATCCCGGGGCGAAGTCGTGTCGATATTGCGCATCGCGGGTGCGCACGGCATTCCGGTCGTGACTCGGGGCGGCGCGTCGAACTGCAGCGCGGGCATGATGGCGGCACCGGACCGGGTGATGCTGGACCTGTCGGCGATGAACCGGGTCTTGGCAATAGATCCTGACGCACGCACGGCCCGCGTGCAGCCCGGAGTCATCAATGCCGACCTGCAGAAGGAGTTGATTGAATTCGGGTTGTGCTTCTCCCCGGACCCCGTCTCGGCGCCCCTGTCGACGGTGGGTGGCAATATCATCGAAAATGCAGGTGGTCCACACGCTTTGAAGTACGGCGTGACCTACAACCATGTGCTCGAAGTCGAGTTTGTACTTGCCGACGGGTCTGTGATGACTTTGTCGTCCGAGGATGACGGACCGGATCTGCTCGGAGTGATGATCGGGTCCGAGGGAACTCTCGGCATCGTCACCGGGGCCACCGTGGCGCTTCGCCCGATCGCGCCGGTGACCCACAGCTTGATGGGGAGCTTCGCGTCGGCGCACGACGCTGCGGATGCCGTCGCGGACATCATCGGAACGGGTACGGTGCCTGCCGCACTCGAGTGGCTGGACCGCGCCGGAATTGCCGGGTTGCAGGCATTCACCGAAACCGGGTACCCGACCGATGTCGATGCCATCGTCTTGGTCGACGTCGACGGTAGCTCCGAGGAGGTGGAGCGCGACGCCGCGATTGTCGAGAAAGTGCTACGGCACAAGGCCATCGAGGTTCGGGTAGCCACCGATGACCAGGCCCGCGAGCGACTCTGGTACGGACGGTTGCATGCCCCGGACGCGGTAGTACGCAGCGGTCACGACTACTTCATCGGGGACGTCACTGTGCCACGCAACAGAATCCCCGAGATGCAGGAGGCCATTCAGCAGGTCGCGGCCCGGCACTGCGACGGTCTGCTATTCATCGCGGTGGCCGGGCATGCCGGTGATGGAGATCTGCACCCCATCTCGTTCTTCGACCGGACCAATCCCAAAGCGGCTGCTGCGTTGGAGTCCGCCAACAACGAGATCGTCGACGCGGCACTCGAACTCGGTGGAACGCTGACCGGTGAGCACGGCATCGGCACCGAGAAGCGCCAGTTCATGACGAAACGCTTCACTCCCGTCGAGATCGCAGCGCAACGGGCCGTCAAGCGCGTCTTCGACCCCGAGGGCCAACTCAATCCCGGTGTACTGCTTCCCGACCTCTCAACCGACGAGCCCGTACTCGCCTCCTTCGAGGCGACCGTGCGTGCGGCGCTGGGACGCCACCGAGGCGAAGGCTCCGCGGATTCCACTTCCGGGACCGTGGCGCCCGTCGGCGGCACGCAGATCGACCTCAACGCCGCCAATCTCAGCTTGACCGTCGGCGCTTCCGTCGCACTCGATGACCTGGCCGCGTATCTGGCAGAGCAGGGCATGTCCTGTGCGGCAGTGCCGTCCGGGCCTGACGGCCGCAGCGTGGGTGCACTGATAGGCGCGGCGAGCGGCGACGATCGACACGCAGTGCGCAATAACCTGCTCGGCCTGAACGTCATTCTGACCGACGGTCTCGCGCCGGCCCGGTTCGGCGGAGAGACCATGAAGGATGTGGCGGGCTATGACATGAAGCGCCTCTTCATCGGTGCTGCCGGCGCTTTCGGTGAAATCGTGTCGGCCATTTTCAAGGTCAACTGCCTGCCTGCGGGATGA